DNA from Streptomyces luteogriseus:
CGCTCGCCCGTGACCGTCTCGATGACGTCGGGGCCGGTGACGAACATGTGCGAGGCGCCGTCCACCATCACCGTGAAGTCGGTGATCGCCGGCGAGTAGGCGGCACCGCCCGCGCACGGACCTAGGACGACGGAGATCTGCGGGATCACCCCCGATGCCTTGACGTTGCGCCGGACCAGTTCGGCGTAGAGCGCGAGGGCGGCGACACCCTCCTGGATCCGGGCACCGCCGGAGTCGTTCAGGCCGATCACCGGGCAGCCCGTCTTCAGGGCCAGCTCCATCAGGGCGACGGTCTTCTCACCGAAGGCCTCGCCCATGCTGCCGCCGAACACGGTGGAGTCCTGGGCGAACACGCACACCGGGCGGCCGTCGACCGTGCCGTACCCGGTGACCACGCCGTCGCCGTAGGGGCGGCGGGCGTCGGGCCCGGCGGGCCGGGCCCGCACGAACAGACCGGTCTCGGTGAAGGAGTCCTTGTCCACCAGCCGTTCGATCCGCTCCCGGGCCGAGAACTCCCCGCGTCTGCGCGGACCGCCCGGAGCCACCGCCCGCTCCCGGCGGTGCTCCAGGCCGGCGACGCGCTCCGCGGTGTCTCCGGGCGGGTGCGTGGCCGTCTCCCCCGGACCGGATGCTGTCACCTCTGTGCTCACAACCACCTCCGAAGTGGTTCTCGAATATGGCAGCGAGGCGGAGGAATGCCCTACGGATCGCCGGTCTGTGTGGGGGAGGTGAGTCCTCGGGCGCGGGGTTTCATCCAGGTGTGACAAGGGGGCCTCCGTGGGCCGGGCGCGATTCAGCGGTCCGAGTGCTGAATGCGTTCTCCTTCTTCTATTGGACCCCCGGCCGCGCGGCGTCCAGGCTGGAGTGCACCATCGCCCGACAGCCGGAAGGGGTCACGAACCCATGCACACCCGCCGCATCGGTGACGTCGAGGTCAGCGCGATCGGCCTGGGCGCGATGCCCATGTCCATCGAAGGACGACCGGACGAGGACCGCTCCCTCGCCACCCTGCACGCCGCTCTCGATGCCGGAGTGACCCTGATCGACACCGCGGACGCGTACCACCGCGACGCCGACGAGGTCGGACACAACGAGACCTTGATCGCCAAGGCCCTCGCCTCACACGACCGCGGCGGCGACGTCCTGGTCGCGACCAAGGGCGGCCACCTCCGTCCCGGGGACGGGAGCTGGACGCTCGACGGCACTCCCCGCCACCTCAAGGCGGCCTGCGAGGATTCCCTGCGCCGGCTCGGCGTCGAGGCCATCGGCCTCTACCAGTTCCACCGCCCCGACCCGCGCGTCCCCTACGCCGAGTCCGTCGGCGCGGTCCGCGACCTGCTGGACGAGGGCAAGATCCGCATGGCCGGCATCTCGAACGCGAACCCCGAGCAGATCCGGCAGGCCGGCGAGATCCTCGGCGGGCGCCTGGTCTCCGTACAGAACCAGTTCTCCCCGGCCTTCCGCTCCAGCGAGCCGGAACTGCGCCTGTGCGACGAACTCGGGATCGCCTTCCTGCCCTGGAGCCCCCTCGGCGGGATCTCGAAGGCGGGTGAACTCGGCTCGGGTCACGCCGCCTTCGCCCGCATCGCCGAGGCGCACGGGGTGAGCCCGCAGCGCGTGTGCCTGGCCTGGATGCTCGCCAAGTCGCCGGTCGTCGTCCCGATCCCGGGCGCGAGCCGGCCCGAGACGATCCGCGACTCGCTCGCCGCCACCGATCTCGTCCTGACGGCGGACGAACTGGCGGAGCTGGACGCCGCCTGAGCAGACCACGAGACCCGGGGACGGCCGCACGCCGCCCCGGGTCTTCTGGTGCACACGACCAAGCACGCGCCCGCCCCGCGCACCGGCAACCCGGGAGGACACCACCGATGGCATCGCCGTGGGAGAGACCGCTCGACCACCGCTGCCGGGGCGAGCACCCGGTCCGCACCCTCGCCTGTCTGTTGCGCGCGGACCGGCGGCGGCTCCTCGCCGCCGTCGCCGTCTTCACCGTCAAGCACAGCCCCGTCTGGCTGCTGCCACTGATCACCGCGTCCATCATCGACACCGTCGTCCAGCACCAGCCGGTCAGCCGCCTGTGGGCCAGCACCGGCCATCCTGTTCATCCTGCTGATCAACTACCCGCTGCACGTGCTGTACGTACGGCTCCTCTACGGCAGCGTCCGCCGCATGGGGACCACCCTGCGCTCCGCCCTGTGCACCCGCATGCAGCAGCTCTCCATCGGCTACCACTCCCGTGTCAGTGCCGGCGTGCTCCAGGCCAAGGGTCGTGCGGGACGTGGAGACGGTCGAGCAGATGGTCCAGCAGACCGCCGAAACCGGCCGCATGAACGGCACCCTGAACCGGCTGCTCACCTCGGGCCTGCGCCTCGACCTCGTCAACGGCCGGTTCGGATCGCTGGCCTGGGTCGTCCTCAACGTCGTCGGCGTGCTGGTCCTGGCCGGTGCGGCACTCCTGTCGTACCACGGCGTGTGGGGCGTCACCGCCGGCGACGTCGTGATGCTCAGCGCCTTCCTGACCACCCTCACCAACTCCACGACAACGTTGGCGGGCCTCGCCCCGGTCATCACCAAGGGCCTGGAGTCCGTCCGTTCGGTGGGCGAGGTCCTCCAGGCCCCCGAACTGGAGGACAACGAGGGCAAGGCCGAACTGACCGCCCTGCGCGGGGCCGTCACCTTCGAGCAGGTCGACTACGCCTACGGGACCGACGGGCGCACCGCCGTACGGGACTTCACCCTCGATGTCGCGCCGGGCGAGACCGTCGCCCTCGTGGGCGCGTCCGGCGCGGGCAAGTCCACCGTCCTCAACCTCGTCATCGGCTTCATCCGGCCCACCTCGGGCCGGCTGCTGCTCGACGGCGCCGACATGAACGCCCTCGACCTGCGCACCTACCGCCGCTTCCTGTCGGTGGTGCCGCAGGAGTCGGTCCTCGTCGACGGCACGATCCGCGAGAACGTCGCCTACGGAATGGACGATGCCGACGAGGAGACGGTACGGGCGGCCCTGCGGCCGGCACTGGTCCGGCTGCTGCACGGGCGCACCACGTTCGTCGTGGCGCACCGGCTGTCCACCGTCCAGGGCGCCGACCGGATCGTGGTGATGGGTGACGGCCGGGTCGAGGAGATCGGCACACACGAGGAGCTCCTGCACCGGGGTGGGGTCTACGCGGCCCTGCACAGCGGTCAGATCGCCTAAGACCGGTCGCATTCGATCACTTCTCGTCAAATCTGACCCAGGTGAGAAAATCGTGTGAATGTTTCCGCGTGGTTCGGGCATACGCAGCGAAAACAGAGAGAGGGGCGCTACGTGCTTGTACCGGACCGGAAGATCGTCAGGGAGTTGCTGACGCGGTACGCGTCGCTGAGGATCGCTCAGTCGGAGAGGCACGTGCCGACGGCGGCACGCGAACTGGAGGACGTCAGCTACACGCTGTGCGTGATGATGGGGACGTCCGACATCAGTGACGCCATCGCGAAGGCCGATGTCCTGCTGCTCACCGAAGAGCGGCGTGACGCCGCCGACGCGGGCGGGGAGAACGGCCTGACGCTGGTCGGCTGACGGATCTGAGGCCCGGCAGGGACCGGGCAGTGCGCCTCGGCGGCCCCTAGGAAGGGGCCGCCGAGGCGTCTCTCCGCCCGTGGAACGCCGTCCGGTAGGCGTACGGCGTGGTGCCCACCACCTTGCGGAACCGCTCCCGGAACGCGGTCGGCGAGCCGAACCCGGCCTGGCGCGCGATCCGTTCGACGGAGTGGTCGGAGCTCTCCAGCAGGTACTGGGCGCGCCGCACCCGCGCCCGCAGCAGCCACTGCAGCGGCGTGGTGCCGGTCTGCTCGCGGAAACGCCGGCTGAAGGTCCGCTCGCTCATCCCCGCCCGTGCGGCCAGCGCACCCAGTGTCACCTCGTGCGCGAGGTTGTCCTCGATCCACTCCAGCAGGGGTTCCAGAGCCGAACCCCGCGGCACCGGCGGATGCTCGTGCACGATGAACTGGGCCTGCCCGCCCTCGCGTT
Protein-coding regions in this window:
- a CDS encoding aldo/keto reductase — protein: MHTRRIGDVEVSAIGLGAMPMSIEGRPDEDRSLATLHAALDAGVTLIDTADAYHRDADEVGHNETLIAKALASHDRGGDVLVATKGGHLRPGDGSWTLDGTPRHLKAACEDSLRRLGVEAIGLYQFHRPDPRVPYAESVGAVRDLLDEGKIRMAGISNANPEQIRQAGEILGGRLVSVQNQFSPAFRSSEPELRLCDELGIAFLPWSPLGGISKAGELGSGHAAFARIAEAHGVSPQRVCLAWMLAKSPVVVPIPGASRPETIRDSLAATDLVLTADELAELDAA
- a CDS encoding DUF5133 domain-containing protein — protein: MLVPDRKIVRELLTRYASLRIAQSERHVPTAARELEDVSYTLCVMMGTSDISDAIAKADVLLLTEERRDAADAGGENGLTLVG